ACCCACATAATTTAATAGTGGGCCAGCCAACATTTACCAAAGTTTTCCATTTCCACTTCTCAGTTTCCTCCTGGTCCTGTTTCTGAGCTCTTTAGGGAACTACCAGTGACCAGTTCTGCATCACAGCCCCTGCTGAAATGAGAgccacagctcagagctctcAGCATCactgccccacacagccctccctgcagggttTGATTGTCActctgggggctgtgggggcactTTGTAGGCACAGATGAAtcagcattcccagagcagTCCCAGACCAAACTGCCAGACCAGGCACAAACAAAACTTGAACGGAGGGACAGCAGAAAATACCCAAGGATTATTATGCAATAGAGCCAAGAACCTCATTCACTTCAAGTATTTGGTCAGTGGCACTGCTACAAACAGCTGATTTTAAACAACAGTTGGACAGTGATGATGCATTTATAAACAGTGATGTTTATATATACATTCATCCCCTGCCTGTTGGTTATCCTCAACTAAAGCAAGGCATAACTGGCTTCAGCTTCCAGAGGACTtgaactggagcacaagtgctgtggggagaggctgagggagctgggggtgtttagcctggagaagaggaggctcagaggtgacctcagcactgtctggaactgcctgaagggaagttctggccaggtgggggttggtctcttctcccaggcactcagcaataggacaagggggcacgatgggctcaagctctgccaggggaaattgaagttggagagcagaaagaaattctttgcagagagagtgctcaggcattggaatgggctgcccagagagggggtggattccccatccctggaggtttttcagctgagattggccgtggcactgagtgccatgatctggtacagggactggagttggaccaagggttggacttgatgatcttggaggtcttttccaacccagtccattccatgattctgtgattctatggatgtggcactgagtgagaatccaccatgtcttgatccaaccccactgtgatcaccagcccagggcacagagtgccctgggctggtgatcacagtggggttggatcaagggttggactcgatgatctcagagctcttttccaacccaatccattctatgattctgtggatttGCTGCTTTTAGTAGGGCAAAAAAATTACACCATGACTTGTGCCCACAGTAGAAAGTATTACTCACATATTGATATATCAGGGAAGGGACTCAGGGCCTTTTCTGTGCTCTTGCCTTGGCCCACCAGTGAAGCCACAGCAAAGGATGAGGGGCAGGCAGGCTCAGCCCTCCAAACCAACCTGCACCCTGGTGTGAGGGCAAGCTCAGCCTCAACTTTCTAAGTTTTTACAGACACGATTTTGGAGCAGGATTGCAAAGTGGGGAGGGAACATACTCACTGGGGGGTCATTCTGattagttggttttttttccaagagtCATCATAACAAAAATTTGGAGATTCAATACATCCCAGAGAAGCCAGATTAAAATATTGTTAACAAATAAGAGAAACATATGGGATATACACCAAGCCACATAAATTGCATCATATAAATTAGTTTGGTGTCTTAGTTATGGTTCTTTTAGTATTATTCAGTATTAGAATTCTTTCCAGGAAGCTTCAGAACAAATGCCTTAATTATACAGGTACACGAGTATCACAACCCTCTGCCAGACAGCAACATACTTGGAAATCACCAGTACCCCAAACATTGTGTTTGAACAAGGTTACAAGGTTAtattgactttttatttttaatccaaCAGAAACTGGGCAACATTCAGCCTCCAACTTTTCGGTTGTGCCAAGACTGTATTTAAAAACTGACTTCAATGCTGAGTAAAGGACAACAAATAGAAAGAAGATTTTCTGCAAGTCTTCATTTtgagagagaaatgaagattgAGAAGGGTTTTGACTAAGTACCTGTTGTACTACTCCCATTCCACAACCTGCCTGTGTTTGACCACAAAGCACAACTGTTCCTGCAGCCACTGTTACAAAAAGCATTTCAGCCAACTATGACTTGCAGAACTAACAGCAACTCAGCTGCTGGGAAACATGATGGAAATCAAAGGGGATGTTGCATATTTAAGTGACactgcagatttctttttcccGTTTTCAAACCTCAAGGTTAACAAACCCATTATCACTCAGCTTGGTCTAGGAATCATCTTCCCCTCTGAGGAGTCACATGGAGATGGTTTTCTCCAACTATCACACACCACAGCAGGAATTAACCTAGAAATTAGTAAACCCTTCAGTATAAAATCCTGTAGATTAAAAACTGCCAGACTGGCTTCTGGCAGTGGTGATGTccataattctttttttcagagtCACAGAGCACAGTTGTAGGAGCTACAACCTCCCTCACTCCAGAGAACAGCTGGCACTACTCCCCACcttgctgctttccctttcaagcacatattttaaatagaaacagGTTATTTACGTTGCTCCTAAAGCCCGACCTGCATCAGCTCCACTCACCTGAGCCCTACActgtgtgccaggctgtgtcAATATTTGTGCTTTTACTAACTAATAATTAACTCTGGCTTTATTAACTAGATAATTGCTAATATTGCCATTAACATATATAGTAATTCCATTAAGCACCATACAGGTGTTATATCCTATGCAACAAGCTGCTTACCAGAGAGACAGACCTACAATCACATGGTcacaaaaaataagaaaactcaCACACTGAAAATCCCCAATACTGGGAAAACATTTCTAAGTAATCCCACGTTTCAAAAAATGGTCCTTGTGCCTTTTGCTTTACTACTTGCATAATCAGATCTTACCTTTTGTGATACTTTCTAATAAATTCACTACTCAGAAGAGCCTGTTCCAAAGTGGCAGAAGCCACTCACACTTGAGGAAAGGACTCAACCAGCTGGATCTCAGTGTTTCTAGAAGTAAAACGTGCACACCACAGAAGCTCTCAAGGCTGTAGGGAAGCTTAACCTTTTTCGTTCTGTCTTTAGGGTTCTGTGTGattttccccttccccaaaAGCAAATCACAAACTCTAATGCTCCATTTTTGATAATTAAACAGTTCCAATGCCAAGTCACAATTAACCCTAAAAATGCAGCTCCATTTACCAGAGGTGCATTTCTGCTTTAATGCTCAGTTTAAGTGAGCTCCTCATTACTCTAAAAGCAACATGGAAGCTTCACCAACACCTAAATATATACAATTTTTAACGAGAGGAGCATGATACCCTCACAAAGTAAGACTTGTATGCTAGACACACAAACCAGAAATAATCCATTTACTCCCCTCGACCTTCCTTGGCCAGACTTACTCAATTAGTTTCCCTAAACCACCAGATACTTGCCAAgattaaatatttgtgtttaatCATTCAGAAAGTGAAAGATTATGTACTGTAATGTAACACTTTTTACGGAAACCTCCACTTGAGCAACagttccagaaaaaaatgtgaaatgaagTAAAAAGCTGCCCGGAACACCACACTTCCACTCAGTTAATTCAAAAACAAGAAGTTTCAGAACTAGGCACCAAGTCAAGACCTCATTTTTAGCAAAGGAGAAGCGGCAGCTCGTTTGAAATAAGTCCAGAATAACAACCATGGCCGGGAAGTTATTAAATATCACCAGCAACTTGCGCTACACGCAGACTTCATGACGGAGCGACGAGAAAAATGTCAGCGCTAATTTTCAGCAGCGCGTCGCATGAACCAGGTACAGGGTAAGACGAAGGGAAGGCCGGGACAGACACACGGACAGGGGCTGAGCCCCGAGGGGCAATcccggcggcgggggcggctgCTGCGGGCACGGACCGAGGGGCGAGCGGGGcgagcacagcacaggggggtttggggagCAGGCACAGGGGGGCGCCGGGggtgagcagggaaggggacaCGGGGGACGAGCACACAGAGAAGGGTTTGGGGAGCAGGCACAGGGGGGCGAGCACGGGGGGACGCGGGGGGAGAGAACCGAAGGGTGCGGGGTCCGAGCAGAGAGGGGCGCGGAGGGCGAGCACACACGGATGTGTTTGGGGAGCAGGCACAGGGGGACGCGGGGGACGAGCACAGGTGGACGCGGGGGACGAGCAGAGAGGGGTTTGGGGAGCAGGCACAGGGGGGACGAGCACAGGGGGACGCGGGGGGAGAGCACACATGGATGGGTCTGGGGAGCAAGAACACGCCGGGATTTGGGGGACACGCAGGCACATGGATTTAGGgaacacacacacgcacacagacagacagacacatgcAGACAGACACACTCACGCACAGCCGCCTCCCGGCGCGGAGCCCGCGCAACATGGACGGCCGCGGGGAGCGCTCGGCCGCGCCACGCAGGGAGCCCCTCGGGCCCGGCGGGAGCCTCGGCCCGGCACgcacaaggagaaaggagaaagtttTCCCCCTCCCACCGCGGCCCAGCGGGAAGTTCCCGCCGCCCCGGCCTGCGCTGCGGACAGCCCCGCGCCTCCCGCGCCTCCTCCGCCTCACAGAACCCCCGCCCGCGatccgccggccccgccgccctcaCCTCAGCGAGGCCCGCGCTGTGCGGGGCTCGGCGCGGGGGCAGCCGCTCGGTGCCCGCACCCTGCCCGCACCGCACCGCAgcgcgcccggcccggccccgccgctcccgcgtGTGGGCGGCTCAGGCGGGATCCCCCCTCCCCTCCGCCGCCATCTTGGCTGGCAcggggcgggcccggcgggCGGGACTGGGGCCGGCGCCGGCCGGGAGGGGGAGGCGGCCGTGCCCCGCCAACCGCGCCTGCCTCCGCCTTCTGGGGGCTCCCgggtgctcctgctgcctcccggCGTCCCCTCAGGGCTCCCGCCGCCTCCCAGGAGCCCCCCTCGCCTCGCAACTCCCGCCCAGACCCTCACGGAGCGcggcccctccatccctcctgcccctcacgGAGCGCGGTCCTTCCATCCCGCCCGGCCCCTCCATCCCGCTCGCGCCTTACGGAGCGCGGCGCCTCCATTCCGCCCGGCCTCTCATGAATCGGGGCCCCTCtatccctcctgcccctcacgGAGCGCGGCGCCTCCATCCCGCCCGGCCTCTCATGAATCGGGGCCCCTCtatccctcctgcccctcacgGAGCGcggcccctccatccctcctgcccctcacgGAGTGCGGTCCTTCCATCCCGCCCGGCCCCTCCATCCCGCTCGCCCCTTACGGAGCGCGGCGCCTCCATCCCGCCCGGCCTCTCATGAATCGGGGCCCCTCtatccctcctgcccctcacgGAGCGCGGCCCCTCCATCCGCCCGGCCCCTCACGAATCGgggcccctccatccctccttcccctcacGGAGCGCggcccctccatcccagccgTGAGGGGCGAGCGGGATGGCCGCGGTGGGAGCGCCCGAAACCAACGCACCGCCCATGCCTCCCTCTACCTCAGCCCTGCGGTGCCAACAGCACCTCTGATTTAAGCAGAGATCAGTCCCCGGCCCACACAGGCCGGGGTTTGGCTCACCTGCGGCGCCCAGACCCGGAGGAGGTGCCGGCTGTCTGCAAAACACGGGGTGAGAAAACCGAGGGATTTTCTGCAGGGTTGATGTAACCCGCAGCAGGCTGTTGCATCAAAGACTAGAAAAAGAACCCGAgacaaaaataatcttttaagaGCACGCAGCTAAGATTAGTGCAGCATGTCAGGGTGTTGCTGAGCGCAACAGAACGGGCCCTGCTGCCTGTACCAACACAGGAATAAATACTGCTTTTCTGGCATCTGCACCCCCGGGTTTACAAATTTTATACCGAAGTGATGTTTAGGGTTAGGCTCCGAACCATGCAATTTTGGCTTTAAATTCAGGCTTCTGAATGTTTGGCTTCAGGATTTAGATATGGCTCATTATAAAGACACAAAATCCATGTGAAGTTCTGAATTTGGACTGTAAAAATGTTCAAACTTACAATATTGGTTTGCCTCATCCCTCTGGAAAATGTGGCCAAGTTGGAGAATATAAAAGCAAAGATGTGTaaaataagccttttttttttttttgtctttttttttccatgtgcttGTGTTAATTGGATTGTTCATGGCAGAaatgctgctcctcctgcccctcaggtAGGACATGCCATGGCTGACACCAACTAGTCTCTACCAGACAGCAGCACCAAATTATTTAATGTGCTGGTAGAATTTTTCCAAATCAGTTTCTGCTATATTTTAATCTTGGAgatgcttttgaaataaatagcCATGGTGAAGTCCATCTTCTGGCTGTGATAGTAATTCTGATATGCAAAGTACTCTGTTCTCTCTGCTCGTGCTCATTTTTCACGTAGGCATAATTTTTAGGTTTCATTGCCAACATCCAAGATTAATGGATCTGTTCCTACTTTTAAGAGTATTGTTGCAGCTGCTCTTGCACTGAGGCAAAATCCCTGCACAATTGTATGAACAGTTCACTTTGCAGGGTTTGAGTTTATCACCATTACATTATTCTTGACTATTCCTAATGGAACCTTCATTTTAGAGAAACAAAATTCTTCAATACTCTGTGACAGTTTTCATACTTTTCGGCTCATTTAATAAGTAAAATTTGATGTAGGTGTCTTTGATTTGCTGTTCATTTATTTCCCTCCATAATTTCTGCCCTTCTAGGATTATCTGCATTTAATCACACGTTGTGTCAATGTCAACAAATTGTGGTCAGGGACGGGGATTTCTCTGTGCAAGGCTGATACAAACACCAAAGGAGTTTCTGCCCAGTGCTGCCATCACAGCCAACAGTGCTTGTCTCTGTCCTGTCTTTCTTGTTCTTACatctccccctccttcccacccGATTCCATCAACCTTCTCTCCGTGACCCACCTGCTGCTCACGCTCTGGCTGTCCCACACTGTCATCCCCACCAGCACATTTAATTGCAGTGTTCCATTTCATTATTAGCTTGTCACCACCTTCATCAAGTCACCTTTCCTAACAAACCATGGCAGAGCTTCCCTGCGTAGCTTGTCAGCAATTTTCCACATTAGGGCTCGTCTGAAGCCACGTGCAGAGGGGTCTGTGGGGAATCATGGCTATAGTGCTGTATTTATTTGTGAATAAAGAGCAGCACAGTGAATGGTGCCACTGTACAGGCAGAGACATTACTgtgtgcccagctcctgccaggctcCTTGCACAgagatgtgtctgtgtgtcagtCAAACAAAGC
The nucleotide sequence above comes from Pithys albifrons albifrons isolate INPA30051 chromosome 13, PitAlb_v1, whole genome shotgun sequence. Encoded proteins:
- the LOC139677796 gene encoding basic proline-rich protein-like, which encodes MDGRGERSAAPRREPLGPGGSLGPARTRRKEKVFPLPPRPSGKFPPPRPALRTAPRLPRLLRLTEPPPAIRRPRRPHLSEARAVRGSARGQPLGARTLPAPHRSAPGPAPPLPRVGGSGGIPPPLRRHLGWHGAGPAGGTGAGAGREGEAAVPRQPRLPPPSGGSRVLLLPPGVPSGLPPPPRSPPRLATPAQTLTERGPSIPPAPHGARSFHPARPLHPARALRSAAPPFRPASHESGPLYPSCPSRSAAPPSRPASHESGPLYPSCPSRSAAPPSLLPLTECGPSIPPGPSIPLAPYGARRLHPARPLMNRGPSIPPAPHGARPLHPPGPSRIGAPPSLLPLTERGPSIPAVRGERDGRGGSARNQRTAHASLYLSPAVPTAPLI